One window of the Osmerus mordax isolate fOsmMor3 chromosome 2, fOsmMor3.pri, whole genome shotgun sequence genome contains the following:
- the twist2 gene encoding twist-related protein 2 encodes MEEGSSSPVSPVDSLVTSEEELDRQQKRFGRKRRHSKKSSEDSSPGSVKRGKKPSPSSTQSYEELQNQRVLANVRERQRTQSLNEAFASLRKIIPTLPSDKLSKIQTLKLASRYIDFLYQVLQSDEMDNKMSSCSYVAHERLSYAFSVWRMEGAWSMSASH; translated from the coding sequence GGCTCAAGTTCCCCGGTTTCCCCTGTGGATAGCCTAGTGACCAgcgaggaggagctggacagaCAACAGAAAAGAtttggaaggaagaggagacacAGTAAAAAGTCGAGCGAGGACAGCAGTCCGGGATCCGTGAAACGAGGCAAAAAACCGAGTCCCAGCAGCACGCAGTCCTACGAGGAGCTGCAGAATCAGCGCGTGCTGGCCAACGTCAGGGAGAGGCAACGGACTCAGTCGCTCAACGAAGCCTTCGCGTCTTTACGCAAAATCATTCCGACGCTGCCGTCGGATAAACTGAGCAAGATACAGACACTGAAACTGGCTTCCAGATACATCGATTTCCTCTATCAAGTGCTACAGAGCGACGAGATGGACAACAAGATGTCGAGCTGCAGTTACGTTGCGCACGAGAGACTCAGTTACGCCTTCTCggtgtggaggatggagggcgcGTGGTCAATGTCTGCATCTCACTAG